ATGCTTGCAGCTTGGCGGGCGACCTTTCTAGGTGCCTAGTCGCTAGCGCCTGCGCTAGTGTTTTTCTGCAAGCGAAGGGTTTGAAAATATTGCCTAATAACTTATTGATCTAAGCTTAGAATATTTGGCGCAACAAGGTCCTGTCTGCTTGAAATGCCAAGGCCGAATCCCTAGCATGCGCTGCTGATAGCGTGCTGGGAGAAGGTCTGGGTGAACACTGCAACAAAAATGACATTGATACTACTGGGTGTAGTTCAGACTGCGGCTATTAACGCGCAAGAAGATAGCCAAAATCGGCGGGGCCTCAGTATTGAAGAAGTCTTGGTTACCGCGCAAAAGCGTGAGGAGGGCGCCAACGATATTCCCCTTGCTATTGTCACTTATACCGGCGAAGACCTGATTGCCCTAGGCGTTAGCGATACTCGCGATCTCGGTAAGTTACTGCCTGGCTTTACCTATGCCGATGGTGGCTTTAATACCCCGATCTACACCCTGCGCGGCGTGGGCTTTAATGAAAATAGTCAAACCGCCAGTGCCACGGTTGGGGTGTATATAGACGAATTTAATTTGCCCTTCCCAATTATGACCAAGGGCAGCAATTTAGACCTTGCTCGGGTGGAGGTGTTAAAAGGCCCGCAGGGCACGCTCTATGGCCGCAACACCACCGGCGGCGCCATAAACTATATCGCCAATAAGCCCAGTGACAGCCTGATCTATGGTGGCAGCCTAGGGTATAGCAGTTATGAAACCAGCGAAGCGAGTGGCTTTATTAGTGGGCCGCTGGCGGAGACCGTGAGCGCGCGTTTAGCGCTGCGTACCATCATGCGTCGCGACGGCTGGCAGCGCAGTCGTACCCGTCACCCTAGCAGCGAAGCTTACAACGGAAAAACGGGCCGCAATCTCGGTGGTGAGTACCAACAGTTTGGCTATGATACCTTGGGCGAACTCGACAAGCAGAGTGGCCGTTTTTCATTGAGCTGGCTGGCTGCTGACAATATTGATGTTAGCTATCACCTCGACGGCTGGCGTGACCGCTCCGAGCCGCAAGCCCTGCAAGTTATTGCTATTGAATCCCAGAACGCGATTTTAGGCGCCGCCGGCTTGCACCCTGAAGTGGCCGATTACCCCGTTAATGACAAGAACACTCAAGATAGTCGCGCTGCCGACTGGCCGAGTAACGGTATGGAGTTCCGTTTAAACGACAGCTTTTATTCTAGCGGTGTGCGAGTGGGCTGGACCTTGTCAGAAAATTTGGACGCGGTATTTTTGGCGTCGCTAGGTCGTTTCGAGTCCGATGGCAGCTTTATCCCCCAGTCCGGCGTGGATACCGTGAATACCGAGCGCAATGTGTTTGCGACCACCGACTACTATAATTTGGAGTGGCGTTTATCGGGCAATTACAGCGATGACGTGTTCTGGCAGTTCGGTGTCAATTACAGTGAAGACGATGTTGCCGAATTCCAGCGTTTGCATCATGAGACAGTAAGTATCATTTTCCCGGTGGATGCGCCGAATGGTGACGGTTTGGCTGGCTTGGATAATCGCTCGGGTTTTGGCGGCAATCAGTTGGCCGAAGTCGCCGCCGTGTTTGTTCATAGCGAATGGGATGTTACCGACAGCCTGACCCTGAGTGGCGGTGCGCGCTACACCGACGAATCACGTAAGTTTAATGGCTGTGGTCAAGACGTTGACGTTGGCGATGAGCCTGGGGCTGACCAAGACTCAGCCGGAGCGCGGGACGAGGGCGTGGGTTTAGCCACGGCCTTTAGCGCCTTAAGCTTGCTGCAATCGCCGCTGGCAGGTTATCTACCCGGCACCGCTGCGAGGGGTGGCTGCTTTACTTTGGACAGCGAAACCCGTCGTCCTGGCCGCTATTTTGGCGAGTTGCACGAAGATAATGTATCTGGCCGGCTGGCACTCGATTGGCGCTTTGCTGAAGACATGCTGGGGTATATTGCACTGAGTCGCGGTTTTAAGTCAGGCAGCTTTCCAGTAATTAATATTTCCGATTCGGTGCAGTTTGAACCGGTGACACAAGAGCAGCTTGATGCCGTGGAGATTGGCGGTAAATTTACCCTGCTAAATAAAACCATGCAGCTCAATGCCTCGGTGTTTGATTATCGCTATAAAGACAAGCAGCTGGTCACTAATTTCCGCGACCCGGTGTTTGGCGCGCTACCGATTTTGCGCAATGCTCCTAAGTCCACGGTGCGTGGCGCGGAGCTGGACATAAAATACACGCCGGTCGAGGGCTTATATTTGTCATTGGCGGCGGCGTATTTAGATACCGAGGTTAAGGAGTTTGTCAGCGGCGATAGCAATGGCGATGAGTTCGATTTTGCCGGCAAGCCGTTTAATTACAGTCCGCGCTGGGAATACACCTTGCTGCTTGACTATGTGCTGCCGGTATTCGAACGCTATGACTTGTCAGTGGGTATCGACTATAGCTACAGCGGCGAAACTAATGCCTCGCTGGAGCAGGATGAGCGCTTCTTTATTGACGATTATGGCGTGATCAATGCGCGACTGGCTTTTGCGCCGAGTGCAGGGCCTTGGCAGTTGATGTTTTGGAGCCGCAACCTCAGTGATGAGTACTACTATAATAATGTGACTAATCAGCTCGACACGATTGGCCGTTACACCGGAATGCCGGTGACCTATGGCGTCAGCTTTACTTGGCAGCCGTAAACAAGCTGGGGGTTATGTGCGCAAAGGCCTATATTAAAAAATAGTATAGGCCTCGTGGCAGTTGCTGATTTAGTTGTTTATCTCGACCCAAACATAATAGGCCATGCCTAAGTCAACGCGTCCAGAGACGGCTGGCGTAGGCAGGGTGTTTATCGTTTGCGAAGAATTAGGCTGCCAATAGAGTAGCCCGCCCCGAAAGAACAAATCACGCCAATATCGCCGGCGGCTAAATCTTCATGAAACTTAGCAAAAGCAATAATAGACCCTGCAGACGCGGTATTTGCATACTCGTCTAGCACAACCGGCGCTTCTTCAAGTGTGGCACTGCGTCCTAATAATCGCTTGCTGATCAACAAGTTCATATTGAGATTGGCTTGATGCAGCCACCAGCGTTTTAATTCCGATACTTGAAT
This portion of the Zhongshania sp. R06B22 genome encodes:
- a CDS encoding TonB-dependent receptor, with amino-acid sequence MNTATKMTLILLGVVQTAAINAQEDSQNRRGLSIEEVLVTAQKREEGANDIPLAIVTYTGEDLIALGVSDTRDLGKLLPGFTYADGGFNTPIYTLRGVGFNENSQTASATVGVYIDEFNLPFPIMTKGSNLDLARVEVLKGPQGTLYGRNTTGGAINYIANKPSDSLIYGGSLGYSSYETSEASGFISGPLAETVSARLALRTIMRRDGWQRSRTRHPSSEAYNGKTGRNLGGEYQQFGYDTLGELDKQSGRFSLSWLAADNIDVSYHLDGWRDRSEPQALQVIAIESQNAILGAAGLHPEVADYPVNDKNTQDSRAADWPSNGMEFRLNDSFYSSGVRVGWTLSENLDAVFLASLGRFESDGSFIPQSGVDTVNTERNVFATTDYYNLEWRLSGNYSDDVFWQFGVNYSEDDVAEFQRLHHETVSIIFPVDAPNGDGLAGLDNRSGFGGNQLAEVAAVFVHSEWDVTDSLTLSGGARYTDESRKFNGCGQDVDVGDEPGADQDSAGARDEGVGLATAFSALSLLQSPLAGYLPGTAARGGCFTLDSETRRPGRYFGELHEDNVSGRLALDWRFAEDMLGYIALSRGFKSGSFPVINISDSVQFEPVTQEQLDAVEIGGKFTLLNKTMQLNASVFDYRYKDKQLVTNFRDPVFGALPILRNAPKSTVRGAELDIKYTPVEGLYLSLAAAYLDTEVKEFVSGDSNGDEFDFAGKPFNYSPRWEYTLLLDYVLPVFERYDLSVGIDYSYSGETNASLEQDERFFIDDYGVINARLAFAPSAGPWQLMFWSRNLSDEYYYNNVTNQLDTIGRYTGMPVTYGVSFTWQP